The segment NNNNNNNNNNNNNNNNNNNNNNNNNNNNNNNNNNNNNNNNNNNNNNNNNNNNNNNNNNNNNNNNNNNNNNNNNNNNNNNNNNNNNNNNNNNNNNNNNNNNNNNNNNNNNNNNNNNNNNNNNNNNNNtcacccaaaaaatggtttgctatagcacacgaaaattgtcgaaatgaggggtatgcatgcttcggggctcgtttgaacttccAAATGGGTCCGACGGgctgtgatggccaaccggatgcatagacaaggtcttgacggacgtccacgaaaaaatttggcatttttgacgtcggaatccggatcacccaaaaaatggtttgctatttgtcatcagttaaaagtttaacttatttatgtcattaccgttaaagaaaagactcattcatgcTATTATTTTCTAACGGTAGTTTCGCAAAACCATTTTTCACATGTGGTAaattataattcggccacgtcatcaatttttttgataaaaaaatcaaaaaaaaaaattcaatttttattcagaattttaagttcttaattaaaaaattgatggcGTGGCCGAATTATAAGTGGCCACGTgtgaaaaatgattttgcaaaaccattgttaaaaaataatggcacgATTGAGTCTTTTCTTTAACTATAATGACATAGAtgagccaatcttttaattgaTGGCATAAGTGAGCTTTATCTAAAAGTTCGATGACATTTTGTATTTGTTGACAAAAAAGGACAAAAAGGACGATTTTGTTGATCTCTACCCTGTCACATTTGGACTGATCTCAACCtgcctttttttttcaaaatttaaacaacttttttgttcttgaattcccGCTCAAACAAATCCTAATCCTAcaatatgtaatatgatattgaCCCTACCAAGATTcttactaattatttattagatataaacttttatcattttgtccaattaaaaattatagagaTGAGTATTTTAGGTAGGATATAggataaattaaaatacattgtCAGATACTAAAGCAAACATCCACATGGTGCatgtggaaaaaaaaagaagttaaagttTTCTTTGTAATACGATACGTGTAACCAAGATTTAAACTTTATGAGTTCATCACTTGTTATCAAACTTTTTGCTCGTTTTAGCTAGTGAGTCCCGCGAGAAAACATTAGTATgtattttttccataaaaaaaaacattttttcttagggaaaatgtacaagtacctcccaacctatgtctgaaattttagagacacacttttactttattaaggtcctattacctccttgaacttactttttaaataattttctacttctTTTCAGCCTACGTAAACactacaattgaaaaaattgtcaaCACGTGCTTGACCCACAAGATAGTACCACGTAAGCTGAAAAGggataatattatttataaaacaagTTTAgaagtaataggaccttaatataatataaatgtgcctctgagatttcgagcatagttcaaggggtacttatgcattttcgagaaaaatttttagaatttaagTTTCCATACAAGAAGCCTTGCACTTAAATTATTGGTAGTATGACAGGGATAACTTTAATCATGTGCCACCTAAATCTTTATCAATAAAGGAAAAGatctaaatattttaagtttcaaTTCAAGAAGCCTTAGCATTATATATTGTAGTACTTCAAAGAATGTAAAATCATCAACTATACATTATTTAGTTCatgtattttgttttcttttagcCAATTTGTTTGTAGCCATGAAGTTGTTGAATATCCTTCTTGTTTTGTTCATAGTTTGTTGTTTATCATGGCCAAGTATGCAGCGCAATTTAGATACTTATATAGTTCAAGTTGAATCTCCAGAAAATCAAATTTCAACTCAATCAATGTCAATGGACTTAGAAAGTTGGTACAATTCTTTTTTGCCAAAGACAATCTCGAATGAAGAGGAGGGGCCGCGTTTAGTATATTCATATCGCAATGTGATGAAAGGCTTTGCTGCTAGATTATCAGCAGAGCAAgtgaaagaaatgaagaaaaaatcagGCTTTGTAAATGCGTGGCCGGAGAGGATATTGTCTTTGCACACTACGCGTACTCCGAGTTTTCTTGGATTGAAGCAGAACATTGGCTTGTGGAAGAATTCTAACTATGGGAAAAGTGTGATCATCGGTGTCTTAGACACCGGGATCACACCTGACCATCCTTCATTTAGCGACGAAGGAATGCCTCCTCCGCCTGCTAAATGGAAGGGTAAGTGTGAATTGAACTTCACTACAAAGTGTAACAACAAGATCATTGGTGCGAGGACTTTCCCAAAAGAAAATGGTTTACCAATAGATGATGATGGGCACGGTACTCACACCGCCAGCACTGCTGCTGGTGGTTTTGTGAGAGGTGCTAATGTGTATGGAAATGCTAATGGCACTGCTGTTGGTGTTGCCCCTCTTGCTCACTTGGCTATTTATAAGGCCTGTGACTCTTTTGGTTGCATTGTAAGTAATGTTTTAGCTGCAATGGATGCAGCTATTGATGATGGCGTTGATATCATATCGCTTTCCCTTGGTGGATATACTAGTCCCTTCCATAGTGATCCTATTGCTCTCGGTGCATATAGCGCAACTGAAAGAGGCATTCTTGTGAGTTGCTCTGCAGGTAATACTGGTCCATCTAAAAGTTCTGTATCAAACGAAGCCCCGTGGATTCTCACAGTAGGCGCGAGCACTCTTGACAGGAAAATTAAGGCAACAGTTCAGCTaggaaacaaaaaaatgtttgaAGGTGAATCAGCCTTTCATCCAAAGGCTGTTAATACAAAATTCTTCCCTTTGTTTGTTCCTACACTAAATGCTAGTGAGTTTCGCAGATCTTATTGCGGATCAGGTACGTTGAGTGACCGTGATGTTAAAGGAAAGATAGTATTGTGTATGACAGGAGGCGATTATTCGAGAATTGAAAAAGGACAAACTGTTAAGGATGCTGGAGGTGTTGGCATGATTCTAATAAACGGGGCTGAAGATGGTTTCACTACATCAGCTACCGCTCACGTCCTTCCAGCAATGGATGTAACTTATGCAGACGGAATGAAAATCATTGAATATATGAATTCAACGAAGAAACCTGTTGCTCGGATTACATTCCAAGGAACTATACTCGGTGATCAAAATGCTCCGGCTGTTGCTGCATTTTCTTCCAGAGGGCCAAGCATAGCTAGTCGCGGAATCTTAAAGCCTGATATTATCGGTCCTGGTGTAAACATTCTTGCTGCTTGGCCTACCTCCATGGAGAATAACACCAACACAAAATCTACTTTCAACATTATTTCGGGAACTTCCATGTCTTGTCCTCACCTCAGTGGCGTGGCAGCATTGCTAAAAAGCGCTCATCCCACTTGGTCTCCTGCAGCTATAAAATCAGCAATCATGACAACCGCTGATACAACCAATCTTGCCAACGGTCCCATATTAGATGAGACACTTCTTCCTGCTAGCATCTTCGCGGTTGGTGCAGGACATGTCAATCCAGAAAGAGCAAATGATCCAGGATTAATTTATGATACCCCAGTCAAGGACTATGTACCTTATTTATGCGGTTTGAATTACACAAATCGAGAGGTTGGAAACCTTCTACAACATAA is part of the Solanum pennellii chromosome 8, SPENNV200 genome and harbors:
- the LOC107027189 gene encoding subtilisin-like protease SBT1.7; the encoded protein is MKLLNILLVLFIVCCLSWPSMQRNLDTYIVQVESPENQISTQSMSMDLESWYNSFLPKTISNEEEGPRLVYSYRNVMKGFAARLSAEQVKEMKKKSGFVNAWPERILSLHTTRTPSFLGLKQNIGLWKNSNYGKSVIIGVLDTGITPDHPSFSDEGMPPPPAKWKGKCELNFTTKCNNKIIGARTFPKENGLPIDDDGHGTHTASTAAGGFVRGANVYGNANGTAVGVAPLAHLAIYKACDSFGCIVSNVLAAMDAAIDDGVDIISLSLGGYTSPFHSDPIALGAYSATERGILVSCSAGNTGPSKSSVSNEAPWILTVGASTLDRKIKATVQLGNKKMFEGESAFHPKAVNTKFFPLFVPTLNASEFRRSYCGSGTLSDRDVKGKIVLCMTGGDYSRIEKGQTVKDAGGVGMILINGAEDGFTTSATAHVLPAMDVTYADGMKIIEYMNSTKKPVARITFQGTILGDQNAPAVAAFSSRGPSIASRGILKPDIIGPGVNILAAWPTSMENNTNTKSTFNIISGTSMSCPHLSGVAALLKSAHPTWSPAAIKSAIMTTADTTNLANGPILDETLLPASIFAVGAGHVNPERANDPGLIYDTPVKDYVPYLCGLNYTNREVGNLLQHKVDCSEVKSIPEAQLNYPSFSITLRENPQTYTRTVTNVGEAKSSYIVEIVSPQGVSVSVKPSTLKFSKMNQKKTYRVTFSRTDNSSTSGVVQGFLKWTSNRHSGRSPIAIVL